The Microbacterium foliorum genome has a window encoding:
- a CDS encoding LacI family DNA-binding transcriptional regulator has product MRARPGRVTIYDVAERAGVSISTVSLAVSAPHRVRQETRERIVAAATELGYRMTAGRRVGAARIAVAAPFTTYPSYLRRLSGMLRRARDAAVDIIPYDLDSAAAAEEPLLDVLPTRADVAGLVVMGVPLGGAARRASRAARIPVVYVDVVPSRADAGGPVILVDDRDGGAQIGRHLAGLGHRRVLFVHEPQRSPSYVSAGMLRVEGLADHVEVVSIALDRPGAVGADVPRQAARTGATAIVANHDQYAAAVLAELRSSPPAAPLAVVGYDDGELAAGLDLTTVRQPFEESGRVALERVLALVSGTEASHETVLLAPALIERGSTRRLLL; this is encoded by the coding sequence ATGCGAGCGCGACCGGGCCGAGTGACCATCTACGACGTCGCGGAGCGCGCGGGAGTGAGCATCTCGACCGTCTCGCTCGCGGTCAGCGCACCGCACCGGGTGCGGCAGGAGACACGCGAGCGCATCGTCGCCGCGGCCACGGAGCTCGGCTATCGCATGACCGCGGGGCGGCGGGTGGGGGCGGCGCGGATCGCGGTGGCCGCGCCCTTCACGACGTACCCCTCGTACCTGCGCAGGCTCTCCGGCATGCTGCGCCGCGCCAGGGACGCCGCCGTCGACATCATCCCCTACGACCTGGATTCCGCGGCCGCCGCCGAGGAGCCGCTGCTGGATGTGCTGCCCACCCGCGCCGACGTCGCGGGACTCGTGGTGATGGGGGTGCCGCTGGGCGGGGCCGCACGCCGCGCGAGTCGCGCCGCCCGCATCCCGGTCGTGTACGTCGATGTCGTGCCCTCGCGTGCGGATGCCGGGGGGCCGGTGATCCTCGTCGACGACCGCGACGGCGGCGCTCAGATCGGCCGGCATCTCGCCGGTCTCGGTCACCGACGGGTTCTTTTCGTCCACGAGCCGCAGCGCTCGCCGTCGTACGTGTCGGCGGGGATGCTGCGCGTCGAGGGACTCGCCGACCATGTCGAGGTCGTGTCGATCGCGCTCGACCGGCCGGGTGCGGTCGGCGCCGACGTCCCACGTCAGGCTGCCCGCACGGGGGCGACCGCGATCGTCGCGAACCACGATCAGTATGCGGCGGCGGTGCTCGCCGAGCTCCGCTCCTCGCCGCCGGCCGCGCCTCTCGCGGTGGTCGGGTACGACGACGGCGAGCTCGCCGCGGGGCTCGACCTGACCACGGTGCGCCAGCCGTTCGAGGAGAGCGGGCGGGTGGCACTGGAGCGGGTGCTCGCCCTGGTCTCGGGCACGGAGGCCTCGCATGAGACGGTGCTTCTGGCTCCCGCGCTGATCGAACGCGGCTCGACCCGGCGACTATTGTTATAG
- a CDS encoding GntR family transcriptional regulator: MLIRIDADSARPLFEQVAASVRTDILTGRLVPGDRLPAAREVAEALEINLHTVLRAYQQLRDEGLIDLRRGRGAVVSASATPLAELSHDISALVTRAASLGLSASTLAALIKETDA, from the coding sequence ATGCTGATTCGAATCGATGCCGACAGTGCGCGGCCTCTCTTCGAGCAGGTCGCCGCATCGGTGCGCACCGACATCCTCACCGGTCGACTCGTCCCCGGCGATCGGCTGCCCGCCGCTCGGGAGGTCGCGGAGGCGCTCGAGATCAACCTGCACACCGTGCTGCGCGCCTACCAGCAGCTGCGCGACGAGGGTCTGATCGACCTGCGCCGTGGCAGGGGTGCCGTCGTCTCAGCATCCGCGACCCCTCTCGCCGAGCTCTCGCACGACATCTCCGCTCTCGTCACCCGCGCGGCATCCCTCGGGCTGTCCGCCTCGACTCTGGCCGCCCTCATCAAGGAGACCGACGCATGA
- a CDS encoding CPBP family intramembrane glutamic endopeptidase, giving the protein MTRLRVTAIAVFIALACGLAWLVALPLWSGDGLAEPLAGVILPVMMFTPAIAALVVTLLMRVPARGERLRFLGLWPLRPARRVIWLTVLGWLAPPVLVALGVLVAAALGFVRLDLTFAAFSATVAGALPEGTPMPPVGLLVVSQIALIPFAALLNGVLAFGEELGWRGWLVPALRPLGTWPTLLLSGAIWGLWHSPIILLGYNFGRTDVTGVLFMVGGCVAWGVLFGWLRLRSASIWPAVLAHGSLNAAAGLVLLVAASQPDLALAGPLGVAAWIVAAVVIGILALTGQFRRQPELADAPGRLLSAPRASRETGATGDPQRPSTP; this is encoded by the coding sequence ATGACCCGCCTCCGTGTCACCGCCATCGCCGTGTTCATCGCCCTCGCCTGCGGCCTCGCCTGGCTCGTCGCCCTGCCGCTGTGGTCGGGCGACGGTCTCGCCGAGCCGCTCGCCGGCGTGATCCTGCCCGTGATGATGTTCACCCCCGCGATCGCCGCGCTCGTGGTGACCCTGCTCATGCGCGTCCCCGCGCGCGGCGAGAGACTGCGATTCCTCGGGTTGTGGCCGCTGCGTCCGGCGAGGCGCGTGATCTGGCTGACGGTGCTGGGCTGGCTCGCGCCTCCGGTGCTCGTCGCGCTCGGCGTCCTCGTCGCCGCCGCGCTCGGATTCGTCCGTCTCGACCTGACGTTCGCCGCGTTCTCGGCCACCGTCGCGGGAGCCCTTCCCGAGGGCACGCCGATGCCTCCCGTCGGGCTGCTCGTGGTCTCGCAGATCGCGCTGATCCCGTTCGCCGCGCTGCTCAACGGCGTGCTGGCATTCGGCGAGGAGCTGGGCTGGCGGGGGTGGCTCGTGCCGGCGCTGCGCCCGCTCGGCACCTGGCCCACCCTGCTCCTCAGCGGGGCGATCTGGGGACTGTGGCACAGCCCGATCATCCTGCTCGGCTACAACTTCGGCCGCACCGATGTCACGGGCGTCCTCTTCATGGTCGGCGGCTGCGTCGCCTGGGGAGTCCTCTTCGGATGGCTGCGCCTGCGCTCCGCATCGATCTGGCCCGCCGTCCTGGCGCACGGATCGCTCAACGCGGCGGCCGGGCTCGTGCTGCTCGTCGCCGCATCGCAGCCCGATCTCGCCCTCGCGGGGCCGCTGGGCGTCGCGGCGTGGATCGTGGCCGCCGTCGTCATCGGGATCCTCGCCCTCACCGGGCAGTTCCGCCGGCAGCCGGAGCTGGCGGACGCACCGGGACGCCTGCTCTCCGCCCCGCGCGCGTCACGGGAGACGGGCGCGACGGGGGATCCGCAGCGGCCGTCCACCCCTTGA
- a CDS encoding O-methyltransferase, which produces MDATADAWSKTDSYLADLLVGDDPHLEAALAAQRAAGLPEIEVAPVSGKLLHLIARISGARRVLEIGTLGGYSTIWLARAVGAEGRVVTIEAEAANAAVARGSLDAAGVGDRVDIRIGRGADVLPTLVGAFDLVFIDADKESNTIYLDWAARLGHPGTVVILDNIGREGEIIRDDTTDPKVIGTRDALRMLGEDPRFDATALQTVGVKGWDGFAVAVVVSPSDSDPGADAAAG; this is translated from the coding sequence ATGGACGCCACCGCCGATGCCTGGTCGAAGACCGACTCCTATCTCGCCGATCTGCTCGTCGGGGATGATCCGCATCTCGAGGCGGCGCTGGCGGCGCAGCGCGCGGCCGGACTGCCCGAGATCGAGGTGGCACCCGTCTCGGGCAAGCTGCTCCACCTGATCGCGCGGATCAGCGGAGCGCGGCGGGTGCTCGAGATCGGCACCCTCGGCGGATATTCGACGATCTGGCTCGCGCGCGCGGTCGGCGCCGAGGGCCGTGTCGTGACGATCGAAGCCGAGGCAGCCAATGCCGCCGTCGCGCGGGGGAGTCTCGACGCGGCCGGCGTCGGCGACCGGGTCGACATCCGGATCGGGCGCGGCGCGGATGTGCTCCCGACTCTCGTCGGCGCATTCGATCTGGTCTTCATCGACGCCGACAAGGAGTCGAACACGATCTACCTCGACTGGGCGGCGCGCCTCGGGCATCCCGGCACCGTCGTGATCCTCGACAACATCGGGCGCGAGGGCGAGATCATCCGTGACGACACGACCGATCCGAAGGTGATCGGCACCAGGGACGCGCTGCGGATGCTGGGGGAGGACCCCCGCTTCGACGCCACAGCCCTGCAGACCGTCGGGGTCAAGGGATGGGACGGCTTCGCAGTCGCGGTCGTGGTGTCGCCCTCCGACTCGGACCCCGGCGCCGACGCGGCGGCGGGCTAG
- the eno gene encoding phosphopyruvate hydratase codes for MALIEAVGAREILDSRGNPTVEVEVLLDDGVVQRAAVPSGASTGAFEAYELRDGDKSRYGGKGVLKAVDAIIDELGPALEGVEASEQRIVDEILIDTDGTENKQRTGANAILGVSLAVAKAAADSADLPLFRYLGGPNAHVLPVPLFNVINGGEHADNGIDMQEFFLAPIGAETYSEALRWGVETYHVLRGELKAAGYATGLGDEGGFAPDLPSNREGLDFLVKAIEKAGFTPGTDIALGLDVAATEFFSDGVYRLDNKDWSGPELIEYYRGLVADFPIVTIEDALAEDDWDNWKLLTDALGSQVQLVGDDLFVTNPTRLADGIKRGVANSLLVKVNQIGTLTETFDAVSLAQRSGYTAMLSHRSGETEDTTIADLVVATNAGQIKAGAPARSERVAKYNQLLRIEEELGDAAVFAGRSAFPRYQG; via the coding sequence GTGGCACTGATCGAGGCTGTAGGCGCACGCGAGATTCTCGACTCGCGCGGGAACCCGACCGTCGAGGTGGAGGTGCTTCTGGATGACGGTGTCGTCCAGCGCGCGGCCGTCCCGTCCGGCGCATCCACCGGCGCATTCGAGGCGTACGAACTGCGTGACGGCGACAAGAGCCGGTACGGCGGGAAGGGCGTCCTCAAGGCCGTCGATGCCATCATCGACGAGCTCGGCCCGGCCCTCGAGGGTGTCGAAGCGAGCGAGCAGCGCATCGTCGACGAGATCCTGATCGACACCGACGGCACCGAGAACAAGCAGCGCACCGGCGCGAACGCGATCCTCGGCGTCAGCCTTGCCGTCGCCAAGGCCGCGGCCGACTCGGCCGACCTGCCGCTGTTCCGCTACCTCGGCGGCCCCAACGCGCACGTCCTGCCCGTGCCGCTGTTCAACGTCATCAACGGCGGCGAGCACGCCGACAACGGCATCGACATGCAGGAGTTCTTCCTCGCGCCGATCGGCGCCGAGACCTACTCCGAGGCGCTCCGCTGGGGCGTCGAAACCTACCACGTGCTGCGCGGCGAGCTGAAGGCCGCCGGCTACGCGACCGGACTCGGCGACGAGGGCGGCTTCGCCCCCGACCTGCCCAGCAACCGCGAGGGTCTCGACTTCCTCGTCAAGGCGATCGAGAAGGCCGGCTTCACGCCGGGCACCGACATCGCACTGGGCCTCGACGTCGCCGCGACCGAGTTCTTCTCCGACGGCGTCTACCGTCTCGACAACAAGGACTGGAGCGGCCCCGAGCTGATCGAGTACTACCGCGGTCTCGTCGCGGACTTCCCGATCGTGACGATCGAGGATGCTCTGGCAGAAGACGACTGGGACAACTGGAAGCTGCTCACCGATGCTCTCGGCTCGCAGGTCCAGCTCGTCGGCGACGACCTGTTCGTCACCAACCCGACGCGTCTCGCCGACGGCATCAAGCGCGGCGTGGCCAACTCGCTGCTCGTCAAGGTGAACCAGATCGGAACGCTCACCGAGACGTTCGACGCGGTCAGTCTCGCGCAGCGCTCCGGCTACACGGCGATGCTCTCGCACCGCTCGGGCGAGACCGAGGACACCACGATCGCCGACCTCGTCGTCGCCACGAACGCGGGTCAGATCAAGGCGGGTGCGCCTGCTCGCAGCGAGCGCGTCGCGAAGTACAATCAGCTTCTGCGCATCGAAGAGGAGCTGGGCGACGCGGCGGTCTTCGCCGGCCGTTCGGCGTTCCCCCGCTACCAGGGCTGA
- a CDS encoding FtsB family cell division protein, which produces MARRPAPPSASPGSSRAGAAKGSAARAPRSASPRGSAARGATARSVDVREWASGIRLSAFSVIMLSLVVLGAWVLVPTLGTFIDQRQKIAALEQSIQVSEDQITALQKERDRWNDPAYITTQARERLYYVKPGEVVYLIDDDLDPAALPQEQGPVSDTLEETPSDWMPQLLRTLTSAGLSDTAAVTR; this is translated from the coding sequence GTGGCACGACGACCGGCTCCTCCTTCGGCGTCTCCGGGGTCGTCCCGAGCCGGGGCGGCGAAGGGCTCCGCGGCGCGCGCACCCCGGTCCGCGTCGCCGCGCGGGTCGGCCGCACGCGGCGCGACGGCGCGCAGCGTCGACGTGCGGGAGTGGGCCTCCGGCATCCGCCTCTCGGCGTTCTCGGTGATCATGCTCTCGCTCGTCGTGCTGGGTGCCTGGGTGCTGGTGCCGACCCTGGGGACGTTCATCGATCAGCGTCAGAAGATCGCCGCGCTCGAGCAGTCCATCCAGGTCTCGGAAGACCAGATCACGGCGCTGCAGAAGGAGCGCGACCGCTGGAACGACCCGGCGTACATCACGACCCAGGCGCGCGAGCGCCTCTACTACGTCAAGCCGGGTGAGGTCGTCTATCTGATCGACGACGATCTCGACCCCGCCGCGCTGCCGCAGGAGCAGGGTCCTGTCAGCGACACCCTCGAAGAGACCCCGTCGGACTGGATGCCCCAGCTGCTGCGCACGCTCACCTCCGCCGGTCTCAGCGACACGGCAGCGGTCACGCGCTGA
- a CDS encoding DUF501 domain-containing protein — MTTPPFPTPTAAELAVVSAQLGRTARGVVGIAARCVCGNPTVVATTPRLPDGSPFPTFYYLTHPAATAAMSTLEATQVMPELAALLADDEQVAAAYLKAHRSYLRDRSGFGEVDEISGISAGGMPTRVKCLHALAGHALAAGPGVNPIGDAALERSSWSPDRCRCDEPGAALRDAEASSA, encoded by the coding sequence GTGACCACGCCGCCTTTCCCCACGCCCACCGCCGCCGAGCTCGCCGTGGTCTCGGCCCAGCTCGGCAGGACCGCCCGCGGCGTGGTGGGCATCGCCGCACGCTGCGTGTGCGGCAACCCGACGGTCGTCGCGACGACGCCGCGGCTGCCGGACGGCTCGCCCTTCCCCACGTTCTACTACCTGACGCATCCCGCGGCGACGGCGGCGATGTCGACGCTCGAGGCCACACAGGTCATGCCCGAGCTCGCCGCCCTGCTCGCGGATGACGAGCAGGTCGCGGCCGCCTATCTGAAGGCGCACCGGTCGTACCTGCGCGACCGGAGCGGGTTCGGCGAGGTCGACGAGATCTCCGGCATCTCGGCCGGTGGCATGCCGACGCGTGTCAAATGCCTGCATGCCCTGGCCGGACACGCCCTCGCGGCGGGCCCGGGCGTGAACCCGATCGGTGACGCGGCGCTCGAGCGCTCCAGCTGGTCACCCGATCGGTGCCGGTGCGACGAGCCCGGCGCCGCCCTGCGCGACGCCGAGGCCTCATCCGCATGA
- a CDS encoding S8 family serine peptidase, whose amino-acid sequence MTARRMLRSGVVLATIMASVLLLGASATPPPVPDDPADPVRASEYWLDGARIRDAWQTTRGDGVTIAVIDTGIGKVPGVFDGAVTDGTDVSGTGSPDGRTPVGAIDGNHGSWVASLAAGRGAADGKGMIGVAPEADLLSISVGFGAAAAVPFTEQVAKAMRWAVDNGADIINLSFTTNTLDWDKSWDDAFLYAFEHDVVVVVAAGNRGSGTDIIGAPATIPGVLTVGGVDQTGTASLEASTQGITIGIAAPSEGLLGVSADGTVVSWRGTSGAAPIVAGIAALIRSAHPDLDAANVINRIIRTAIPVEGMSKTPDPLYGYGLIDAEAALNADLPSVAENPMGDLAEWIRLYRRAETAPQPVPTATPVAVPPLPDADAPTEAGSPLLPSAESLRYGTLPLIALTVPGILIALGVTAAARRIRSARIRTPHS is encoded by the coding sequence ATGACGGCGCGCCGGATGCTGCGCAGCGGCGTCGTGCTCGCGACGATCATGGCATCCGTCCTGCTCCTCGGCGCGTCGGCCACCCCGCCTCCGGTGCCCGACGACCCCGCCGATCCGGTGCGCGCGTCCGAGTACTGGCTCGACGGCGCCCGCATCCGCGACGCGTGGCAGACGACTCGCGGCGACGGTGTGACGATCGCGGTCATCGACACGGGCATCGGCAAGGTCCCGGGGGTGTTCGACGGCGCGGTCACCGACGGCACGGATGTGTCGGGCACCGGCTCGCCCGACGGCCGCACCCCCGTGGGCGCGATCGACGGCAACCACGGTTCGTGGGTGGCCTCGCTGGCGGCGGGGCGCGGTGCCGCCGACGGCAAGGGGATGATCGGCGTGGCGCCCGAGGCCGATCTGCTGTCGATCTCGGTCGGCTTCGGTGCCGCCGCGGCGGTGCCCTTCACCGAGCAGGTCGCCAAGGCGATGCGCTGGGCGGTCGACAACGGCGCCGACATCATCAACCTCTCCTTCACCACCAACACCCTCGACTGGGACAAGAGCTGGGACGACGCGTTCCTGTACGCGTTCGAGCACGATGTCGTGGTGGTCGTCGCGGCCGGCAACCGGGGGAGCGGCACCGACATCATCGGCGCCCCGGCCACGATCCCCGGCGTGCTCACGGTCGGCGGTGTCGATCAGACCGGGACAGCCAGCCTCGAGGCATCGACCCAGGGCATCACGATCGGCATCGCCGCCCCGAGCGAAGGACTGCTCGGCGTCTCGGCCGACGGCACGGTGGTCTCGTGGCGGGGCACCAGCGGCGCGGCGCCGATCGTGGCGGGGATCGCGGCGCTGATCCGATCGGCGCACCCCGACCTCGACGCGGCCAACGTGATCAACAGGATCATCAGGACCGCCATCCCGGTCGAGGGGATGTCGAAGACCCCGGATCCGCTGTACGGCTACGGTCTCATCGACGCCGAAGCGGCCCTGAACGCCGATCTGCCGTCGGTCGCCGAGAACCCGATGGGCGACCTCGCCGAGTGGATCCGTCTGTATCGCCGGGCCGAGACCGCGCCGCAGCCGGTTCCCACCGCGACGCCGGTGGCGGTGCCGCCGCTGCCCGATGCCGATGCGCCGACGGAGGCCGGTTCACCGCTGCTTCCCAGCGCTGAATCGCTGCGCTACGGTACCCTGCCGCTCATCGCCCTCACAGTCCCTGGTATCCTGATAGCGCTTGGCGTCACCGCAGCTGCCCGGCGTATCCGCTCGGCGCGCATTCGCACGCCACATTCCTGA
- a CDS encoding NAD(P)/FAD-dependent oxidoreductase, whose protein sequence is MPKILIVGGGYAGFYTAWKLEKHLRKGEADVTMVDPLPYMTYQPFLPEVAAGSIEARHSVVAHRRHLKRTNVLTAKVTNINHADKVATITPPLGEPYEFAYDQIVVTAGAVSRTFPIPGIADNAIGLKTIEEAVAIRDRVMSNFDKASSLPAGPERDRLLTVVVVGGGFAGIEVFAELRSLASSLVSRYPQLRFEDTHFHLIEAMGRIMPEVSLQTSEWVLKDLAKRGANVHLDTQLTSAVDGNVELSTGEVIPTDVIVWTAGVMANPTVVRGGDLPVEERGRIQTRADLRVGTPEAFVPGAWAAGDVSAVPDLSGGGVGGFCVPNAQHAVRQAKLLAKNLVAVLRGEDPKEYFHKNLGAVAGLGLYNGVFQSGKIALKGFVAWVAHRGYHGLAMPTWERKFRVIWGWWNNLWLGRDLVNLETVQNPRYVFEEFAARPRPAADAPAAPATKADAPKAAEPKAAAAKAPAAKKTAAKKAPAPATTDPAEHADATEKAAAK, encoded by the coding sequence GTGCCCAAGATTCTGATCGTCGGTGGAGGCTACGCAGGCTTCTACACGGCGTGGAAGCTGGAGAAGCACCTTCGCAAGGGCGAAGCAGACGTCACCATGGTCGACCCGCTGCCGTACATGACGTACCAGCCCTTCCTTCCCGAGGTGGCCGCCGGCTCGATCGAAGCCCGCCACTCGGTGGTCGCCCACCGTCGTCACCTGAAGCGCACGAACGTGCTCACCGCCAAGGTGACGAACATCAACCACGCCGACAAGGTGGCCACGATCACCCCGCCGCTGGGTGAGCCGTACGAGTTCGCGTACGACCAGATCGTCGTCACGGCGGGTGCCGTCTCGCGCACCTTCCCGATCCCCGGCATCGCCGACAACGCGATCGGGCTGAAGACGATCGAAGAGGCTGTCGCCATCCGCGACCGCGTCATGTCGAACTTCGACAAGGCGTCTTCGCTCCCGGCCGGCCCCGAGCGCGACCGTCTGCTGACCGTCGTGGTCGTCGGCGGCGGCTTCGCCGGCATCGAGGTGTTCGCCGAGCTGCGCTCGCTCGCCTCGTCGCTGGTGAGCAGGTACCCGCAGCTGCGCTTCGAGGACACGCACTTCCACCTGATCGAGGCGATGGGGCGCATCATGCCCGAGGTCTCGCTGCAGACGAGCGAGTGGGTCCTCAAGGACCTCGCGAAGCGCGGCGCCAACGTGCACCTCGACACCCAGCTCACCAGTGCCGTCGACGGCAACGTCGAGCTCTCCACCGGAGAGGTCATCCCGACCGACGTGATCGTCTGGACCGCCGGTGTCATGGCGAACCCGACCGTCGTGCGCGGCGGCGACCTGCCGGTCGAGGAGCGCGGTCGCATCCAGACCCGCGCCGACCTCCGCGTGGGCACCCCCGAGGCATTCGTCCCCGGAGCCTGGGCCGCCGGTGACGTGTCGGCCGTTCCCGACCTCTCGGGTGGCGGCGTCGGCGGCTTCTGCGTGCCCAACGCCCAGCACGCCGTCCGTCAGGCGAAGCTGCTCGCGAAGAACCTCGTCGCCGTGCTGCGCGGTGAGGATCCCAAGGAGTACTTCCACAAGAACCTCGGTGCGGTCGCGGGTCTCGGCCTGTACAACGGCGTCTTCCAGTCCGGCAAGATCGCGCTCAAGGGCTTCGTCGCCTGGGTCGCGCACCGCGGCTACCACGGCCTCGCGATGCCCACGTGGGAGCGCAAGTTCCGCGTGATCTGGGGCTGGTGGAACAACCTGTGGCTCGGCCGCGACCTCGTGAACCTCGAGACCGTGCAGAACCCGCGGTACGTCTTCGAGGAGTTCGCGGCACGTCCGCGCCCCGCGGCCGACGCCCCCGCCGCTCCTGCGACGAAGGCCGACGCGCCGAAGGCCGCCGAGCCGAAGGCTGCCGCCGCGAAGGCTCCTGCGGCCAAGAAGACCGCAGCGAAGAAGGCTCCGGCTCCGGCCACGACCGACCCCGCTGAGCACGCCGACGCGACCGAGAAGGCCGCTGCCAAGTAG
- a CDS encoding DedA family protein, which yields MSPATAIANTADHGFTGLTGFAADILTALGDIGVGILVFIEVLIPPIPSEVILPFAGYLSQSGDLQLGWLIFWSTLASWVGALLLYALGRAIGMERAVRLLAATRLVSRSDLERGANWFARSGGWTVLVGRMVPGVRSLISIPAGASRMGLVRFSAYTIIGSGAWNAMLIGVGAALGTQHERLEHYLGYLDYAVYTAIAVALLVLVLRRVREARSLRSRSSKADAAAVDGMAD from the coding sequence ATGAGCCCCGCCACTGCCATCGCGAACACCGCCGATCACGGCTTCACCGGACTGACCGGGTTCGCGGCCGACATCCTCACCGCCCTCGGCGACATCGGCGTCGGCATCCTCGTGTTCATCGAGGTGCTGATCCCCCCGATACCGAGTGAGGTCATCCTGCCGTTCGCCGGCTACCTCAGCCAGAGCGGCGATCTGCAGCTGGGATGGCTGATCTTCTGGAGCACGCTCGCGTCGTGGGTCGGCGCCCTGCTGCTGTACGCACTGGGACGGGCCATCGGGATGGAGCGCGCGGTGCGCCTGCTCGCCGCCACGCGCCTGGTCAGCAGATCCGACCTCGAGCGCGGCGCGAACTGGTTCGCGCGCAGTGGCGGGTGGACCGTCCTGGTCGGGCGGATGGTGCCGGGGGTCCGCTCCCTCATCTCCATCCCCGCCGGGGCGTCGCGCATGGGCCTGGTCAGGTTCAGTGCGTACACGATCATCGGCAGCGGGGCGTGGAACGCCATGCTCATCGGTGTGGGCGCGGCGCTCGGGACCCAGCACGAGCGGCTGGAGCACTACCTCGGCTACCTCGACTATGCCGTCTACACGGCCATCGCGGTGGCGCTGCTCGTGCTGGTGCTCCGGCGGGTGCGTGAGGCGCGCTCCCTGCGGTCGCGCTCGTCGAAGGCGGACGCCGCCGCCGTCGACGGCATGGCGGACTGA
- a CDS encoding alanine racemase, whose protein sequence is MLDLTAELSPIEARHPVAPEWDDPARYWSRLSAATGHLPAPVAVIDREALRYNAMDLLARSGGLPIRVASKSVRVRAVLDAVLALPGYHGILAFTLAEALWLAADHDDIMLGYPTVDRAGLAQLFADEDAARRITLMVDDPAHLDVIDSVAAPGARPEIRVAIDVDASWRSALLGHIGVRRSALFTAGEVAAFARRVVARPGFRLVGLQMYDAQIAGQGDDAGPDAPLIRLVQARSRTELRERRAAIVAAVADVTALELLNGGGTGSLEFSGSDESLTEASAGSGLLGGHLFDGYRSFRPAPASAFAFDVVRRPAADIATVLGGGWIASGPAVASRQPLPVWPQGLRTLPREAAGEVQTPLQGRAAEHLGVGDRVWFRHAKSGEPAERIDRYHLVSRDEVVDELPTYRGEGKAFL, encoded by the coding sequence GTGCTCGACCTCACAGCCGAACTGAGCCCGATCGAGGCTCGCCACCCCGTCGCCCCCGAGTGGGACGATCCTGCGCGCTACTGGTCGAGGCTGTCGGCCGCGACGGGGCACCTGCCCGCGCCGGTCGCGGTGATCGACCGCGAGGCGCTGCGGTACAACGCGATGGATCTGCTCGCGCGGTCGGGCGGCCTGCCCATCCGCGTCGCCTCGAAGTCGGTGCGCGTGCGCGCGGTGCTGGACGCCGTCCTCGCGCTGCCCGGCTACCACGGCATCCTCGCCTTCACGCTCGCCGAGGCACTCTGGCTCGCCGCCGATCACGACGACATCATGCTCGGGTACCCGACGGTCGACCGGGCCGGACTCGCTCAGCTCTTCGCCGACGAGGATGCCGCGCGTCGGATCACCCTCATGGTCGACGACCCCGCCCACCTCGACGTCATCGACAGCGTGGCGGCCCCCGGTGCGCGGCCCGAGATCCGAGTGGCGATCGACGTCGATGCGTCCTGGCGGTCCGCGCTGCTGGGGCACATCGGGGTGCGCCGCTCCGCACTGTTCACGGCGGGCGAGGTCGCGGCGTTCGCGCGGCGCGTGGTAGCCCGGCCCGGATTCCGTCTCGTGGGTCTGCAGATGTACGACGCGCAGATCGCCGGCCAGGGCGATGACGCGGGCCCCGATGCGCCGCTGATCCGCCTGGTGCAGGCGCGCTCGCGGACGGAGCTGCGTGAGCGCCGCGCGGCGATCGTCGCGGCCGTGGCCGACGTCACCGCGCTGGAGCTCCTCAACGGCGGCGGCACGGGCTCGCTCGAGTTCTCCGGCAGCGACGAGTCGCTGACCGAGGCGAGCGCCGGCAGCGGCCTGCTCGGCGGTCATCTCTTCGACGGCTACCGGTCGTTCCGTCCCGCTCCGGCATCCGCCTTCGCCTTCGACGTCGTCAGGCGCCCGGCCGCAGACATCGCGACGGTACTGGGCGGCGGATGGATCGCGTCCGGTCCGGCTGTCGCGTCGCGGCAGCCGCTGCCCGTGTGGCCGCAGGGGCTGCGCACGCTCCCTCGAGAGGCGGCCGGCGAGGTGCAGACGCCGCTGCAGGGTCGCGCCGCCGAGCATCTCGGGGTGGGAGACCGGGTGTGGTTCCGGCATGCGAAGAGCGGTGAGCCCGCCGAGCGCATCGACCGCTATCACCTCGTGTCGCGCGATGAGGTCGTCGACGAGCTGCCCACGTATCGCGGCGAGGGAAAGGCGTTCCTGTGA